The genomic segment ATGAACGAAGAATCGCTTCAAAAAACAATAGAAACTCAAAAAGTAACTTTCTTTAGCCGTTCAAAACAAAGACTTTGGACGAAAGGCGAGGAGAGTGGAAACTTTTTAAAGTTAGTAAGTATAAAAAATGACTGCGACGGCGATACGCTTTTAATTCAGGCAGAACCTGTTGGGCCAACTTGTCATACAGGTGCAGATACATGCTGGCAGGAACCAAATGAGGCGAATTATGGTTTTATTTCTCATTTAGAAAATACGATTAAAACACGTAGAGAAAATGCTGATTCTGAGAAAAGTTACGTTGCTTCTTTATTCGAAAAAGGAATCAATAAAATTGCACAAAAAGTTGGTGAAGAAGCGGTAGAAGTAGTTATTGAAGCAAAAGATGATAACGACGATTTATTCCTTAGCGAAAGCGCTGATTTGTTATTTCATTATTTGATTTTATTACAAGCAAAAGGATATCAG from the Flavobacterium sp. genome contains:
- the hisIE gene encoding bifunctional phosphoribosyl-AMP cyclohydrolase/phosphoribosyl-ATP diphosphatase HisIE; this encodes MKMDIDIKSAHGLIPAIIQDSETKNVLMLGYMNEESLQKTIETQKVTFFSRSKQRLWTKGEESGNFLKLVSIKNDCDGDTLLIQAEPVGPTCHTGADTCWQEPNEANYGFISHLENTIKTRRENADSEKSYVASLFEKGINKIAQKVGEEAVEVVIEAKDDNDDLFLSESADLLFHYLILLQAKGYQ